The genome window AATCAGTTCTTGGCGTCGGCACTTCTTGGCGCCGCCGTTGAACGACCTCGAACCATCGCGCACTGTGAATGTTCCCGCGTTCTTCGGTCGCTGGAGCTTTTTCTTCGCATGTCCTTGTAAGTGCTGTCGGCCTTTTGTTATTTTCAGAAACCTGGGAAAGCGGCGCGGCTTCGAGATCTCAGCCGAAGTCCTCATCGAGTTGAGCCGCGAGTTGCTGGCGGGCGCGGTTTATCCGGCTCTTTATCGTGCCGATCGCACATCCGAATTTTTCCGCCGCATCGTCGTAAGAGCGGCCCTCAATAACCACATATTCCAACACCGCCCGATAAGGCTCCGGCAGCCGGTTGCAGGCTCGCTCGAGTTCCTTCGCGCGGATCGTCCATTCCTGCGAGGGTGCCTCCACACCGAATCCGGAGACGCACTTCTTGCTGCCGGGCGACTCCCGCTTGGCTATGCGGAATTTCGTGCAGAAGGTGTTGCGCATGATGGTGAACAGCCAGGATTTTAGCCGTGTGCCTGGATCGAACTGGTCAAGATTGGCGAGGGCCTTCGTCAAGGTTTCCTGAACCAAGTCATCGGCATCGGCGGAATTCCTATGGAAGGTTCTGGCAAAGGCGCGAAGAGCCGGAATGAGATTTACGATTTCAGCCTTTAAGTCGGCGGATCGGGACGTATCGTACACAACGCTCTCCTTATAGCCGCGTCATCGGGACGATCGACGCGATGTTTGCATCGCCCCGCTAATGCAAACGCGCGACTACCGCATCCGGCGTCCGGGCGGGGCGCCGGTCGGATCATTCCAACGATCTTGTATTGAGCGAGTTGCCGCGACGAAGCCTGACGCCCTTCAGGCTTCTCAAGCGCTCTTCGCGTCCCCTAGAGAACGACTCCGTCGCCAGCTTGTTCCGTGCGGATACTCAAAATTCTTCGGCATCGTCTGATGCGATGTGTGAGGCCGGTTCTGATGAATAGACGTATGAATAAACTGGCACGTCGCCTGAAAATCGATCACCTCGTCCCGGACATAGGAAGGTGGACCGCGCAGGTGGCGACAGGGGCCTACAGGAAGGGACAAAAATCCACGCGATCCAGCTTCCGAACTTGCGTCCATGCCCTAGGTTCCCGTTCGGAAAAA of Rhizobium sp. NXC24 contains these proteins:
- a CDS encoding sigma-70 family RNA polymerase sigma factor, with translation MYDTSRSADLKAEIVNLIPALRAFARTFHRNSADADDLVQETLTKALANLDQFDPGTRLKSWLFTIMRNTFCTKFRIAKRESPGSKKCVSGFGVEAPSQEWTIRAKELERACNRLPEPYRAVLEYVVIEGRSYDDAAEKFGCAIGTIKSRINRARQQLAAQLDEDFG